Proteins encoded in a region of the bacterium genome:
- the hgcB gene encoding mercury methylation ferredoxin HgcB, which yields MDGFRYLDGVASLRLADAACIGCGMCEEVCPHGIFAVAEGKARILDRDACMECGACAMNCPTKAISVNPGVGCAAAILAGWLSGSKPSCGCQ from the coding sequence ATGGACGGCTTTCGATATCTGGACGGCGTCGCCAGCCTGCGACTCGCCGATGCCGCCTGCATCGGGTGCGGGATGTGCGAAGAGGTGTGCCCTCACGGGATCTTCGCGGTGGCGGAGGGGAAGGCCCGGATCCTCGACCGCGATGCCTGCATGGAGTGCGGGGCATGCGCGATGAATTGCCCCACAAAGGCCATCTCGGTGAATCCGGGCGTGGGGTGCGCCGCCGCGATCCTTGCGGGATGGCTTTCCGGCTCGAAGCCTTCCTGCGGCTGTCAATAA